In Ctenopharyngodon idella isolate HZGC_01 chromosome 20, HZGC01, whole genome shotgun sequence, the following proteins share a genomic window:
- the si:dkey-5n18.1 gene encoding complement C1q-like protein 4 produces the protein MVKHCIAILLTFLSLTKAGVCETLPGSCRIVCDPSSNRSHDRSNGLVIPLTSSAAGPPGPPGPPGKAGPPGVPGPSAVGSSTKGSVAFSAALQDAFSKNDVLKFNDVITNLGAGYDSSTGAFTCKTAGAYYFIFHIVKTGQNLRVDLVLNDQTVVASAVAVDVLHTDTASNSAVLQLKAGDRVYVRLNNSEIGKRDSQSRFSSFAGYLLYEI, from the exons ATGGTCAAGCACTGCATAGCGATTCTCCTCACGTTTCTGTCTTTGACCAAAGCAGGCGTCTGTGAGACCCTCCCTGGATCCTGCAGGATCGTGTGTGACCCTTCCTCTAATCGTTCACATGACCGGAGCAATGGGTTGGTCATCCCTCTCACCTCATCTGCAGCAGGACCTCCTGGTCCACCTGGACCTCCAGGTAAAGCAGGACCCCCTGGCGTACCTGGACCCTCAGCTGTAGGTTCCTCAACTAAGGGAAGTGTGGCGTTCAGTGCTGCGCTGCAGGATGCCTTCAGCAAGAATGATGTGCTAAAGTTCAACGATGTGATTACTAATCTGGGAGCTGGTTATGACTCATCGACCGGAGCTTTCACCTGTAAAACTGCGGGAGCGTACTACTTCATCTTTCACATTGTGAAGACTGGCCAAAACCTGCGTGTGGACTTGGTTCTTAATGACCAAACG GTTGTGGCGAGTGCAGTGGCAGTGGACGTCCTGCATACAGATACTGCAAGCAACAGTGCAGTGCTGCAGCTGAAAGCCGGAGACCGGGTGTATGTTCGGCTGAACAACAGTGAAATAGGCAAGAGGGACTCACAAAGCCGCTTCAGTTCCTTCGCTGGTTACCTGCTGTATGAGATCTGA